Proteins encoded in a region of the Clostridia bacterium genome:
- a CDS encoding chromate transporter has protein sequence MNDQQESGEVNTAERPARPWAGLWELFLTFFRIGAFTIGGGYVMVPLIQKDLVDKRQWLSKEEFVDILAVAQTAPGPIAVNTSVYAGYTLRGLRGAIASVGGCILPSIMVILVVAAAFDRISAYHLMKAAFAGIRPAVAVLIVSAVLKIGKPVVRSWQQLAVAVGAACAVAVFHISPPLVITIAALVGLALGTGGALS, from the coding sequence ATGAACGATCAGCAGGAATCTGGAGAGGTCAATACTGCAGAGCGGCCCGCTCGGCCATGGGCGGGCCTTTGGGAGCTGTTCCTGACCTTCTTCAGGATTGGCGCTTTTACAATCGGCGGGGGATACGTGATGGTTCCCCTCATTCAGAAGGACCTCGTTGACAAGAGGCAGTGGCTCAGTAAGGAGGAGTTCGTAGACATCCTTGCTGTGGCGCAGACTGCGCCTGGTCCGATAGCGGTCAACACATCGGTATATGCTGGATACACCCTCCGGGGGCTACGCGGAGCTATTGCATCGGTTGGCGGCTGCATATTGCCATCGATCATGGTGATCCTCGTCGTGGCGGCTGCGTTTGATCGAATATCGGCGTACCACTTGATGAAGGCGGCTTTCGCTGGGATACGTCCAGCAGTGGCGGTGCTGATCGTATCGGCCGTTCTCAAGATAGGCAAGCCGGTGGTTCGGTCGTGGCAACAGCTCGCGGTGGCTGTTGGCGCTGCGTGCGCAGTGGCTGTCTTCCACATTAGTCCGCCGCTGGTGATCACCATCGCTGCTCTGGTGGGGCTGGCGTTAGGCACTGGAGGTGCACTCTCATGA
- a CDS encoding chromate transporter — protein MILLDLFLSFARVGLFTFGGGYAMLPLIENEIIQGRGWLTLEQFTDMVAIAEVTPGPIAVNSATFVGYRLASVLGGVVATLGVVTPSVLIMLALAMLARRFEESAALCRIKAGMRPAVAGLIAAAAISVARVSLRDLKSVGIAAAAAGMLFGVKMDPILVLIISGVLGVFIFA, from the coding sequence ATGATCCTGCTGGATCTGTTTCTCAGTTTCGCAAGGGTGGGTTTGTTCACCTTCGGCGGTGGGTATGCCATGCTTCCCCTGATTGAGAACGAGATCATCCAAGGGCGTGGCTGGCTTACCCTGGAGCAGTTCACTGACATGGTGGCGATAGCTGAGGTGACGCCGGGGCCGATAGCTGTGAACAGCGCCACCTTCGTTGGGTACCGGCTCGCTTCCGTGCTTGGCGGCGTCGTAGCCACGTTGGGGGTTGTGACTCCGTCAGTACTGATCATGCTCGCCCTCGCCATGCTTGCCCGAAGATTCGAGGAGTCTGCTGCCTTGTGCCGGATCAAGGCAGGTATGCGGCCAGCCGTCGCTGGCCTGATAGCCGCCGCAGCCATCTCAGTGGCCCGGGTAAGCCTGCGAGACCTGAAGTCGGTAGGCATTGCTGCCGCGGCTGCGGGCATGCTCTTCGGTGTGAAGATGGACCCCATACTAGTCCTCATCATATCGGGCGTGCTTGGGGTGTTCATTTTCGCCTAG
- a CDS encoding glycogen/starch synthase has translation MIISLATFEHLPKRVGGLAEAATSIGESLARDNEVMVFMPSHGIHKTEKELKVKKYGKFAITSNAGSCDVTVYEMDRNGVRMFLLSDEVMDHPDVYMPRETLTGKIVHFARAFPAAINLILAKEGKKPDVAHINDWHCVLGGAAARKYFGIPMVYTIHRICKEKIGVRDMIDAGLREFVDVDCVEEMPNGADLFNLETYGCKICDYLTTVSYTYLNEEWDTLFGRYAGKVTYVWNGMDSTFWNPSRLNDADKPRSERRASLLRENGLEDGPFFFYVGRFDMEQKGVDHMFAATDLILQGKVPDADRVKQDMRLVVLGSGDPVLEQMARDMEKRYPRNVKVIVGYLSREVTREYYGAADFAMVPSNFEPFGLVQLEAMCMGAIPVGTAVGGINDTVIDIDRSKEKATGKLVRPRDPMALAGAMVKMSALAIEDKPRIERVRANGRPHVMTEFTWEKAAQRYLAVYQRKATMKLPFADFGGPF, from the coding sequence ATGATAATCAGCCTTGCAACCTTTGAGCACCTGCCGAAGCGCGTTGGAGGCCTAGCTGAGGCTGCCACATCCATAGGCGAGTCTCTCGCGCGCGACAACGAAGTCATGGTGTTCATGCCTTCCCACGGGATCCACAAAACCGAGAAGGAACTGAAGGTCAAGAAGTACGGCAAGTTCGCGATAACATCCAATGCAGGTTCATGTGATGTCACGGTATACGAGATGGACCGCAACGGAGTGCGAATGTTCCTTCTGAGCGACGAGGTCATGGATCATCCCGATGTCTACATGCCCAGGGAGACACTGACCGGGAAGATCGTGCACTTCGCACGGGCCTTTCCTGCGGCTATCAACCTCATCCTCGCCAAAGAGGGAAAGAAGCCTGATGTGGCGCACATCAATGACTGGCACTGCGTCCTCGGAGGCGCGGCTGCAAGGAAGTATTTCGGCATACCCATGGTGTACACCATACATAGGATCTGCAAGGAGAAGATCGGCGTAAGGGACATGATAGATGCAGGTCTCCGCGAATTCGTTGATGTGGACTGCGTCGAGGAGATGCCGAATGGCGCGGATCTTTTCAACCTAGAGACCTACGGATGCAAGATATGCGACTACCTGACGACAGTCAGCTACACCTATCTCAACGAGGAGTGGGACACGCTTTTTGGCCGCTATGCTGGCAAGGTCACGTACGTGTGGAATGGGATGGACTCCACCTTCTGGAATCCGTCGCGGCTGAATGATGCTGACAAGCCCAGATCCGAGAGGCGTGCCTCCCTGCTTCGTGAGAATGGGCTGGAGGATGGGCCGTTCTTCTTCTATGTTGGACGTTTCGATATGGAACAGAAGGGCGTAGACCACATGTTTGCCGCAACAGACCTGATCCTGCAGGGCAAGGTTCCCGACGCCGATCGAGTGAAGCAGGATATGAGGCTGGTCGTACTCGGATCCGGAGACCCAGTTCTCGAACAGATGGCCCGGGACATGGAGAAGAGATATCCCAGGAACGTCAAAGTCATCGTGGGCTATCTATCTCGGGAGGTAACACGCGAGTACTACGGCGCTGCCGATTTCGCGATGGTTCCCTCCAACTTCGAGCCTTTCGGACTGGTTCAACTTGAGGCCATGTGCATGGGCGCCATACCGGTCGGAACCGCAGTCGGCGGGATCAATGACACGGTGATCGATATTGACAGATCGAAGGAGAAGGCAACTGGGAAGCTGGTTCGCCCGAGAGATCCCATGGCGTTAGCAGGCGCCATGGTGAAGATGAGTGCGCTCGCTATCGAGGATAAGCCCAGGATTGAGCGGGTGAGAGCGAACGGCAGGCCACACGTGATGACGGAGTTCACGTGGGAAAAGGCTGCACAGAGGTATCTTGCCGTCTATCAGCGAAAAGCCACCATGAAACTGCCATTCGCGGATTTCGGCGGCCCATTCTAG
- a CDS encoding phage holin family protein — protein sequence MSQWVKHLVRLVVSALVLMFISFLIPGFATVTFWTALIAAAVITVLGWLIETILGRAVSPYGRGIVGFLVSAVVIYATKFIVPGMTVSIPGALLAAFVIGLVDMFVPTTLR from the coding sequence GTGAGTCAGTGGGTTAAGCATCTGGTCAGGCTAGTAGTGTCGGCGCTTGTGCTGATGTTCATCTCCTTTCTAATACCGGGCTTTGCAACTGTGACCTTCTGGACAGCGCTTATCGCAGCGGCTGTAATCACGGTCCTGGGATGGCTCATCGAAACCATATTGGGACGTGCGGTGTCCCCATATGGGAGAGGAATCGTGGGGTTTCTAGTGTCGGCTGTAGTGATCTATGCTACCAAGTTCATCGTTCCAGGCATGACGGTGAGCATTCCTGGAGCGCTTCTTGCGGCCTTTGTCATCGGGCTAGTGGACATGTTCGTCCCTACCACGCTGCGCTGA